A region from the Pelobates fuscus isolate aPelFus1 chromosome 3, aPelFus1.pri, whole genome shotgun sequence genome encodes:
- the LOC134603348 gene encoding histone H2A type 2-C, which produces MSGRGKQGGKTRAKAKTRSSRAGLQFPVGRVHRLLRKGNYAERVGAGAPVYLAAVLEYLTAEILELAGNAARDNKKTRIIPRHLQLAVRNDEELNKLLGGVTIAQGGVLPNIQAVLLPKKTESHKSKSK; this is translated from the coding sequence ATGTCAGGCCGCGGAAAGCAAGGAGGAAAGACTCGTGCAAAGGCGAAGACTCGGTCATCCCGCGCTGGTCTTCAGTTTCCAGTCGGCAGAGTCCATCGTCTGCTGAGGAAGGGGAATTATGCAGAGCGGGTGGGAGCCGGTGCCCCCGtctatctggctgcagtgctggagtacCTGACCGCTGAGATCTTGGAGCTGGCAGGCAATGCCGCCAGAGATAACAAGAAAACCCGCATCATTCCCCGCCATCTCCAGCTTGCTGTCCGTAACGACGAAGAGCTCAACaaactgctgggaggagtgactatcgCTCAGGGAGGTGTCCTGCCCAACATCCAGgctgtgctgctgcccaagaaAACCGAGAGCCACAAGtctaagagcaaataa
- the LOC134601824 gene encoding histone H2B 1.2-like, with amino-acid sequence MPDPAKSVPAAKKGSKKAVTKTPKKDGKKRRKTRKESYAIYVYKVLKQVHPDTGISSKAMGIMNSFVNDIFERIAGEASRLAHYNKRSTITSREIQTAVRLLLPGELAKHAVSEGTKAVTKYTSAK; translated from the coding sequence ATGCCTGATCCAGCCAAGTCTGTACCAGCCGCCAAGAAAGGCTCTAAGAAAGCCGTGACTAAGACTCCGAAGAAAGATGGCAAGAAGCGTAGGAAGACCAGGAAGGAGAGCTATGCCatctacgtgtacaaggtgctAAAGCAGGTCCACCCCGACACCGGTATCTCCTCCAAGGCCATGGGGATCATGAACTCCTTTGTTAATGATATCTTTGAACGCATCGCAGGAGAAGCCTCTCGCCTGGCTCATTACAACAAGCGCTCCACCATCACTTCCCGGGAGATCCAGACCGCCGTGCGCCTGCTGCTACCCGGAGAGCTGGCAAAGCACGCCGTGTCCGAGGGCACCAAGGCTGTCACCaagtacaccagcgccaagtaa